A window of Diospyros lotus cultivar Yz01 chromosome 14, ASM1463336v1, whole genome shotgun sequence contains these coding sequences:
- the LOC127790544 gene encoding NAC domain-containing protein 90-like — MENISSAVPDGFRFYPTEEELVSFYLHNKLRGTRQDLDRVIPVLYIYHFNPWDLPQFAGELCREDPEQWFFFIPRQEKEARGGRPNRLTTSGYWKATGSPSYVYCSNNRVIGVKRTMVFYIGKAPTGRKTDWKMNEYRTIEGEVSSSRNAIPKLRQDLSLCRVHRSSTRLGAFDRRPSSTFLHGFDRQPQAAVAGPDPAMVHQTHHSGEAITSHNQNYLMMESASLPERFSLGEHVGNDPSHHMLIRDNWDMFFEDQPLWDW, encoded by the exons ATGGAGAATATTAGTTCGGCGGTGCCCGACGGGTTTCGATTCTACCCAACAGAAGAAGAGCTGGTTTCGTTCTATCTCCACAACAAGCTACGAGGCACAAGACAAGACCTTGATCGAGTCATTCCAGTCCTCTATATTTATCACTTCAATCCATGGGATCTCCCAC AATTTGCTGGCGAGCTGTGTCGTGAAGACCCTGAACAATGGTTCTTCTTTATTCCTAGACAAGAGAAAGAAGCTCGTGGAGGAAGACCTAACCGACTAACTACTTCTGGATACTGGAAAGCTACTGGCTCTCCCAGTTATGTTTACTGTTCTAATAACCGAGTTATCGGTGTGAAGAGGACAATGGTTTTCTACATAGGAAAAGCTCCAACCGGGAGAAAAACGGACTggaaaatgaatgaatataGGACCATTGAAGGGGAGGTTTCATCATCAAGAAATGCAATTCCAAAG TTAAGACAGGACTTGAGTCTCTGCCGGGTGCACAGATCATCGACAAGGTTGGGTGCTTTTGATAGGCGGCCGTCATCAACCTTCTTGCACGGTTTTGACAGGCAGCCACAGGCAGCGGTGGCAGGCCCGGATCCGGCAATGGTTCACCAAACTCATCACAGTGGCGAGGCGATAACATCTCATAACCAGAACTATCTAATGATGGAGAGTGCAAGCTTACCAGAGAGATTTTCGTTAGGAGAACATGTTGGTAATGATCCGTCACATCACATGTTGATTAGAGATAACTGGGATATGTTTTTTGAGGATCAGCCTCTGTGGGATTGGTAA